The proteins below are encoded in one region of Rhodoluna lacicola:
- the dprA gene encoding DNA-processing protein DprA, whose translation MAELRISEQELHALLPNVVEDELEDKFSRSAWSVICEPGDGFAGFLISMMGASAALEAEINGLSSKQLKQNLISLGFAPDNLDSFGVFEKLHAEARERWRPRLNLELIRTALFKITKVGGFVMTPSDPDWPEQLGDLENHAPFALWVRGSGAALRKLEHSISIVGSRGATKYGEFATDSMVSALVPKGFSIVSGGAYGIDGMAHRSTLALKGNTVAVMAGGLDRFYPTGNSDLLRRISQTGAVISEVPPGTVPSKWRFLQRNRLISALGQSTLVIEANWRSGALNTVSHSERLERPIYAVPGPITSPKSAGTNKLIAEERAKLVVDGDDLLERLGETIRITSQSELDGLGAIEKRVFDAIGFDVLEIAEICSSAGLTRDEARFGLSSLELDGLVLRRANTWTKSQTKV comes from the coding sequence ATGGCTGAATTAAGAATATCTGAGCAAGAGTTGCATGCTTTGCTTCCTAACGTTGTTGAAGATGAATTAGAGGATAAGTTTTCGCGAAGTGCCTGGAGCGTGATTTGTGAGCCGGGTGACGGATTTGCTGGTTTTTTGATTTCCATGATGGGAGCTTCGGCAGCTTTGGAAGCCGAGATTAATGGGCTCTCTAGTAAGCAACTTAAGCAGAATCTAATTTCGCTCGGCTTTGCTCCGGATAATTTAGATTCGTTTGGTGTCTTTGAGAAATTACATGCTGAGGCACGGGAGCGGTGGCGTCCAAGGTTGAATCTGGAACTAATTCGAACTGCACTATTCAAAATCACTAAAGTAGGTGGTTTTGTGATGACTCCGTCGGACCCGGACTGGCCGGAGCAATTAGGTGATTTAGAAAACCATGCTCCGTTTGCACTTTGGGTTAGGGGCAGTGGCGCGGCACTTCGCAAACTCGAACATTCAATTTCAATCGTTGGATCACGAGGCGCCACAAAATATGGTGAATTTGCAACTGACTCAATGGTGTCAGCACTGGTGCCAAAGGGGTTCTCAATAGTTTCCGGCGGAGCCTACGGAATCGATGGAATGGCTCATCGATCCACGCTTGCGCTAAAAGGCAACACCGTTGCGGTAATGGCTGGCGGGCTCGACCGGTTCTATCCAACGGGAAACAGCGATCTGCTGAGGCGAATCTCGCAGACCGGTGCGGTAATTAGCGAGGTTCCGCCCGGCACGGTACCTAGCAAATGGAGATTCTTACAAAGAAATAGATTAATTTCGGCTCTAGGGCAAAGTACCTTGGTGATTGAAGCCAACTGGCGATCAGGGGCACTAAACACAGTGTCGCATTCCGAACGATTAGAGCGACCGATTTACGCCGTGCCTGGCCCAATAACCTCACCCAAGTCGGCCGGCACGAATAAATTGATTGCCGAAGAACGCGCCAAATTGGTAGTTGACGGTGATGACCTACTTGAGCGATTGGGTGAGACGATTCGAATCACCAGCCAATCGGAACTTGACGGGCTGGGTGCAATCGAAAAACGAGTTTTTGACGCAATTGGTTTTGACGTCTTGGAAATCGCAGAGATTTGCAGTTCAGCAGGCCTCACTCGAGACGAAGCCAGATTTGGGCTTTCCAGTTTGGAATTAGATGGTTTGGTGCTGAGGCGTGCCAACACC